Proteins from a genomic interval of Luteibacter pinisoli:
- the kdsB gene encoding 3-deoxy-manno-octulosonate cytidylyltransferase yields the protein MPAKTPPYVVVVPARYASTRLPGKPLLKIGGLSMIRRVAARAAQAGAAQVVVATDDDRVAAEMRGCGGDILVCMTREDHASGTDRIAEVASHFGWPDDTVVVNLQGDEPFAPAAGIRAVVDTLAGDDAPMATLATPITDAEELFDPNVVKVVRGGNGRALYFTRAPAPWARDAFAVDRHALPAAVPFLRHIGIYAYRAGFLRRVAALPRTPLEQAESLEQLRALEHGYAISVSLTPEPFPPGIDTPEDLGRAEAWLKKQGDL from the coding sequence ATGCCCGCCAAGACACCCCCCTACGTCGTCGTCGTCCCCGCCCGGTATGCGTCCACGCGCCTGCCGGGCAAGCCGCTGCTGAAGATTGGTGGCCTGTCGATGATCCGCCGGGTGGCCGCGCGTGCCGCCCAGGCCGGTGCGGCCCAGGTGGTGGTGGCCACGGATGACGACCGCGTCGCCGCCGAGATGCGCGGCTGCGGGGGCGACATCCTTGTCTGCATGACCCGCGAAGACCACGCCTCCGGCACCGACCGCATCGCCGAGGTGGCCAGCCACTTCGGCTGGCCCGACGACACCGTGGTCGTGAACCTGCAGGGCGATGAGCCCTTCGCCCCGGCCGCGGGCATCCGGGCGGTGGTCGATACCCTGGCCGGCGACGACGCGCCGATGGCCACCCTGGCCACCCCGATCACCGACGCGGAAGAACTGTTCGATCCCAACGTGGTGAAGGTGGTGCGCGGTGGCAACGGCCGGGCCCTCTACTTCACCCGGGCGCCCGCGCCATGGGCCCGCGACGCCTTCGCGGTGGATCGCCATGCGCTGCCGGCCGCGGTGCCGTTCCTGCGCCACATCGGCATCTATGCCTACCGGGCGGGCTTCCTGCGCCGGGTCGCGGCCCTGCCGCGCACGCCGCTGGAGCAGGCCGAGTCGCTGGAGCAGTTGCGCGCCCTGGAGCACGGCTACGCCATCTCGGTGAGCCTGACCCCGGAACCGTTCCCGCCGGGCATCGATACCCCGGAGGATCTGGGCCGGGCGGAGGCCTGGCTGAAGAAACAGGGCGATTTGTAG
- the uvrC gene encoding excinuclease ABC subunit UvrC, translated as MEHTESHPFDGKAFVRHLTTSPGVYRYFDAEGELLYVGKAANLKKRVSNYFLKPPMDPRIASMVSQIDRAEVTLTRTAGEALLLESQLIKSLKPRYNIVLRDDKSYPYIYLSGGENYPRLAFHRGAKTGSGRYFGPYPSTFAVRESLGLMQKLFKVRQCEDSYFKNRSRPCLQHQIGRCSAPCVELISVDDYRNDVRHAEMFLEGRSSAVIDELARSMEEASMALNFERAATLRDQVAALRKLQAQHFVQGASADMDVIACCLEGGMACVSVLFFRNGVSLGSRDFFPRLPTDASVSDVLGQFIAQYYLDRQVPRELVLSDPVEDIEVLTDVLSQHAGYNVQLKPSVRGERARFLEMAQRNASAALTSRLASRHTLLARFDDLQKVLDLTEQPRRIECFDISHTRGEATVASCVVFGPEGPEKSHYRRFNITGITPGDDYAAMHQALTRRFKKVVEGGAKPDILLIDGGAGQVAQAVDVLGELGVEGIRVVGVAKGPGRRAGEETLVLAESGKTLHPGTSSPALHLVAAVRDEAHRFAISGHRRKREAARERSTLEDVAGVGARRRAALLKAFGGLSGVEAAGVEELMSVKGIDRGLAERIYAMLHP; from the coding sequence ATGGAGCACACCGAGTCGCACCCGTTCGACGGCAAGGCCTTTGTCCGCCACCTCACCACGTCTCCCGGCGTTTACCGGTATTTCGATGCGGAAGGTGAGCTGCTGTACGTCGGCAAGGCCGCCAACCTCAAAAAGCGCGTCAGCAATTATTTCCTGAAGCCGCCGATGGATCCGCGCATCGCCTCGATGGTGTCGCAGATCGACCGTGCCGAGGTCACGCTGACGCGTACCGCTGGCGAAGCCCTGCTGCTCGAATCGCAGCTGATCAAATCGCTTAAGCCGCGCTACAACATCGTCCTGCGCGACGATAAGAGCTATCCCTACATCTATCTGTCGGGCGGGGAGAACTACCCGCGGCTGGCGTTTCATCGTGGCGCCAAGACCGGCTCGGGGCGTTACTTCGGCCCGTACCCCAGCACCTTTGCCGTGCGCGAAAGCCTGGGCCTGATGCAGAAGCTGTTCAAGGTGCGCCAGTGCGAGGACAGCTATTTCAAGAATCGCTCGCGGCCCTGCCTGCAGCACCAGATCGGCCGCTGCAGCGCGCCGTGCGTGGAGCTGATCAGCGTGGACGACTATCGCAATGACGTACGCCACGCGGAGATGTTTCTCGAGGGCCGTAGCAGTGCGGTGATCGACGAGCTGGCCAGGTCGATGGAGGAGGCCAGCATGGCACTGAACTTCGAGCGCGCCGCCACGCTGCGCGACCAGGTCGCCGCCCTGCGCAAGCTGCAGGCGCAGCACTTCGTCCAGGGGGCCAGCGCCGACATGGACGTCATCGCCTGCTGCCTCGAAGGCGGCATGGCCTGTGTCAGCGTGCTGTTCTTCCGCAACGGCGTCAGCCTGGGCTCGCGCGACTTCTTCCCGCGCCTGCCCACGGATGCCTCGGTCTCCGACGTCCTCGGCCAGTTCATCGCCCAGTACTACCTCGACCGCCAGGTGCCGCGCGAGCTCGTGCTGAGCGACCCGGTGGAAGACATCGAGGTGCTCACCGACGTCCTCTCCCAGCACGCCGGCTACAACGTCCAGCTGAAGCCCAGCGTGCGTGGTGAACGGGCCCGTTTCCTCGAAATGGCCCAGCGCAATGCGAGTGCCGCGCTCACCTCGCGCCTGGCCAGCCGGCACACGCTGCTGGCGCGTTTCGACGACTTGCAGAAGGTGCTTGACCTGACCGAGCAGCCGCGCCGCATCGAGTGCTTCGACATCAGCCACACGCGTGGCGAGGCCACGGTGGCCTCCTGCGTGGTCTTCGGCCCGGAAGGCCCGGAGAAGTCGCACTACCGGCGGTTCAATATCACAGGCATCACGCCGGGCGACGACTACGCCGCCATGCACCAGGCGCTTACCCGGCGCTTCAAGAAAGTGGTGGAGGGCGGGGCGAAGCCGGACATCCTGCTGATCGACGGTGGCGCGGGGCAGGTGGCCCAGGCGGTGGACGTGCTGGGCGAACTCGGCGTGGAAGGCATCCGCGTGGTGGGCGTGGCCAAGGGCCCCGGCCGCCGTGCCGGCGAAGAAACGCTGGTGCTGGCCGAAAGCGGGAAGACCCTGCACCCCGGTACCTCGTCGCCCGCGCTGCACCTGGTGGCCGCCGTCCGTGACGAGGCGCACCGTTTTGCGATCAGCGGCCACCGCCGCAAGCGCGAGGCGGCGCGCGAACGCAGTACGCTTGAGGATGTGGCGGGTGTCGGCGCGCGCCGACGCGCGGCACTGTTGAAGGCCTTCGGCGGCCTGTCGGGCGTGGAAGCGGCGGGCGTGGAAGAACTGATGAGCGTGAAGGGTATTGATCGCGGCCTCGCCGAACGCATCTATGCCATGCTGCACCCCTGA
- the pgsA gene encoding CDP-diacylglycerol--glycerol-3-phosphate 3-phosphatidyltransferase, translated as MRINLPTWLTLFRVLLLPVMVVVFYLPFRGASLVAAMVFVLAGFTDWLDGYLARRLDMTSAFGAFLDPVADKLMVAVTLFLLVQSAPTGWPGILLAVTAAVIVGREISVSALREWMAEIGARSKVKVAFLGKLKTMMQMVALVVLLLQHDAETLRLYHIGEALLVIAGILTIWSGLDYLRAAWPALRGDKNS; from the coding sequence ATGCGTATTAACCTGCCTACCTGGCTTACCCTTTTCCGTGTGCTGCTTCTGCCGGTCATGGTGGTCGTCTTCTACCTGCCGTTCCGTGGCGCCAGCCTCGTCGCGGCCATGGTGTTCGTGCTGGCCGGTTTCACCGACTGGCTTGACGGCTACCTGGCCCGCCGCCTCGACATGACGTCGGCCTTCGGCGCCTTCCTAGACCCGGTGGCCGACAAGCTCATGGTCGCCGTGACGCTGTTCCTGCTGGTGCAGTCGGCCCCCACGGGCTGGCCGGGCATCCTGTTGGCCGTCACCGCCGCGGTCATCGTGGGGCGCGAGATCAGCGTCTCGGCGCTACGTGAGTGGATGGCCGAGATCGGCGCCCGCTCGAAGGTCAAGGTGGCCTTCCTCGGCAAGCTGAAGACCATGATGCAGATGGTGGCGCTGGTGGTGCTCCTGCTCCAGCACGACGCCGAGACGCTGCGCCTGTACCACATCGGCGAGGCCCTGCTGGTCATCGCGGGCATCCTTACGATCTGGTCCGGCCTCGACTACCTGCGCGCCGCATGGCCTGCATTACGCGGTGACAAAAACAGTTGA
- a CDS encoding alpha/beta hydrolase, whose translation MTTARWIGLLAALLMPVAAWAATTGSEPLVNPQNKPWQPEAPAEQILLWPKELHIAAPAYPGDEVYGQGTGSIAGKPITMIEHVSRPTMSIFPARGKNTGAAMLVFPGGGYRVLAIDLEGTEICDWLTAKGITCVVLKYRVPGSGPYWNNECNCRRTPSEPMALQDAQRAMGLLRERASTLGIDPHRIGVVGFSAGGRMVADISNTTKRTYKPIDAADRQSSRPDFAMALYPGHLWTEPGIMLTREVKIDPRGPPTFIAQAEDDATDDIRESLTYYLALQKANVPVEMHLYAKGGHAFGVRKTANPITRWTELAETWMETIGMVPAPAR comes from the coding sequence ATGACCACTGCACGATGGATCGGCCTGCTGGCCGCCTTGCTGATGCCCGTTGCTGCATGGGCAGCCACCACCGGCTCCGAGCCGCTGGTGAACCCGCAGAACAAGCCCTGGCAGCCCGAGGCACCGGCTGAGCAGATACTGCTCTGGCCCAAGGAACTCCACATCGCCGCCCCCGCTTACCCGGGTGACGAGGTGTATGGACAGGGCACGGGGTCCATTGCCGGCAAGCCCATCACGATGATCGAGCATGTCTCCCGGCCGACCATGAGCATCTTTCCGGCCAGGGGAAAGAACACCGGTGCTGCCATGCTGGTCTTCCCCGGCGGTGGCTATCGCGTCCTCGCCATCGACCTCGAGGGTACCGAGATCTGCGACTGGCTTACGGCGAAAGGCATCACGTGCGTTGTGTTGAAGTATCGCGTGCCGGGCTCGGGTCCTTATTGGAACAACGAGTGCAACTGCCGACGCACCCCAAGCGAGCCGATGGCCTTGCAGGATGCGCAGCGTGCGATGGGCTTGTTGCGCGAACGCGCTTCAACGCTCGGTATCGATCCGCACCGGATTGGCGTGGTGGGTTTCTCGGCGGGCGGCCGGATGGTGGCCGACATCAGCAATACAACGAAGCGCACCTACAAGCCCATCGACGCGGCCGATCGCCAGAGTAGCCGCCCCGACTTCGCCATGGCGCTTTATCCGGGCCACCTGTGGACGGAACCCGGCATCATGCTGACCCGCGAAGTGAAAATCGATCCCCGTGGGCCGCCGACTTTCATTGCGCAGGCTGAGGACGACGCCACGGACGATATCCGTGAATCACTCACCTACTACCTGGCGCTGCAGAAGGCGAATGTGCCGGTCGAAATGCACCTGTATGCAAAAGGCGGCCACGCCTTCGGGGTTCGAAAAACCGCTAACCCGATTACGCGCTGGACGGAGCTGGCGGAAACGTGGATGGAAACCATTGGAATGGTTCCGGCACCCGCACGATGA
- a CDS encoding outer membrane protein: MTKYVTATLALVAALGFSVAHADGQGAFVQADAGHASTHHTGTTWGVSGGYRWTAAQSLYVGVEGGYQDLGTSKFHTVAGPTSLTDITGPHTITADTHGRNGAKAATLGLNARWDFSDRTYAVIRGGIARYRNRARFHNTSIIDDNPPVSSTYGYTLYDTRWYAGAGFGFDFTPKLSLQFTYDHYPQHYSVYGYHFTQNTDVWGTGVEFRF; this comes from the coding sequence ATGACGAAGTACGTAACGGCGACGCTTGCCTTGGTGGCCGCCCTTGGCTTTTCGGTGGCCCACGCGGACGGGCAGGGCGCGTTCGTCCAGGCGGATGCCGGACATGCCTCGACGCATCACACGGGCACGACCTGGGGCGTGAGCGGCGGCTACCGGTGGACGGCAGCCCAGTCGCTGTACGTGGGTGTTGAGGGCGGCTACCAGGACCTCGGAACCAGCAAGTTCCACACCGTGGCCGGCCCGACGTCCCTTACGGATATCACCGGCCCGCACACCATCACTGCCGATACGCATGGCCGCAATGGCGCAAAGGCAGCGACGCTCGGATTGAATGCGCGGTGGGACTTCTCCGACCGCACCTACGCGGTGATTCGTGGCGGCATCGCCCGTTACCGGAATCGAGCACGCTTTCACAACACCAGCATCATCGACGATAACCCGCCGGTCAGCTCCACCTACGGCTACACGTTGTACGACACGCGCTGGTACGCCGGGGCCGGCTTTGGATTCGACTTCACCCCGAAGCTCAGCCTTCAGTTCACGTATGACCACTACCCGCAGCACTATTCGGTGTACGGATACCACTTCACGCAAAACACGGATGTGTGGGGCACTGGCGTCGAGTTCCGTTTTTAA
- a CDS encoding methyl-accepting chemotaxis protein: MTIRWRIILTMAAALLAAIVIGTTGLYALDQTQAGLEGMYRTSLMPIVDVSEVRAALMDQRNAANRAIVRGTPEALADAKQAIAKAQVRLTTSWAAYYPALVTSEEERTAAKAFVAARERSDDRLAALVGKLEHGDKDAVPLLIKDVGPAMDEATAQISQIITVNEQQADQDYKAAAAREHRTVYVTLGVLLASALLVAVLGFLLARAVMRPLLRARDLAARISQGELNHHLQVDGSDELSETLRALGTMDEQLTRIVSQVRSNAQQVTYAARDISAGTDDLSSRTQEQASSLEETAASMEEMTATVRENSEGADMARDLTTTLHGDAVSGQTVAQEAVVAMAEITRSSRSVGEIAVLIDEIAFQTNLLALNAAVEAARAGEQGRGFAVVASEVRSLAQRSATAARDIKKLIADASERVETGAVLVGRTGEALALIGSGATRVSGIVGNIAAASLQQSAGIEQVNGAVTALDEVTQQNAALVEEASAASKQMLELSEELMRQVAFFSIAGEEPADTARPSRSEPVAPAAPVIIARPPRQAVAQDELWTEF; this comes from the coding sequence ATGACAATCAGGTGGCGCATCATTTTGACCATGGCGGCGGCATTGCTGGCCGCCATCGTTATCGGGACAACCGGGCTCTACGCGCTGGACCAGACCCAGGCGGGGCTGGAGGGCATGTATCGCACGTCGCTCATGCCTATCGTCGACGTCAGCGAGGTGCGTGCCGCCCTGATGGATCAGCGCAATGCGGCCAACCGCGCGATCGTTCGCGGTACGCCCGAGGCGCTTGCGGACGCGAAGCAGGCCATCGCCAAGGCCCAGGTGCGCCTGACCACATCCTGGGCGGCGTACTACCCGGCCCTTGTCACCAGCGAAGAAGAGCGCACGGCCGCGAAGGCTTTCGTTGCCGCGCGCGAACGTTCCGACGATCGCCTGGCGGCCCTGGTCGGCAAGCTCGAGCATGGCGACAAGGATGCCGTGCCGTTGCTGATCAAGGACGTCGGCCCGGCGATGGATGAAGCGACGGCACAGATCTCGCAGATCATCACGGTCAATGAGCAGCAGGCCGACCAGGACTACAAGGCCGCCGCCGCCCGTGAGCACCGCACGGTGTACGTCACGCTTGGCGTGCTGCTGGCGTCGGCACTCCTCGTAGCGGTGCTTGGTTTCCTGCTGGCACGCGCCGTGATGCGGCCGTTGCTGCGTGCCCGTGATCTCGCGGCGCGCATCAGCCAGGGTGAACTGAACCACCATCTGCAGGTGGACGGCAGTGACGAACTGAGTGAAACGCTGCGTGCGCTTGGCACGATGGATGAGCAGCTCACCCGCATCGTCAGCCAGGTGCGCAGCAACGCGCAGCAGGTGACGTATGCCGCGCGCGATATCTCCGCCGGAACGGATGACCTCTCCAGCCGTACGCAGGAGCAGGCTTCATCGCTCGAAGAAACCGCCGCCTCGATGGAAGAAATGACGGCGACGGTTCGCGAGAACTCCGAGGGCGCCGACATGGCCCGTGACCTGACGACCACGTTGCACGGCGACGCGGTGTCCGGCCAGACGGTCGCGCAGGAGGCCGTCGTGGCGATGGCCGAAATCACTCGCAGCAGCCGTAGTGTCGGCGAAATCGCGGTACTGATCGACGAAATCGCCTTCCAGACCAACCTGCTGGCGCTCAATGCCGCCGTCGAAGCCGCCCGCGCCGGTGAACAGGGCAGGGGTTTCGCCGTGGTGGCCAGTGAAGTCCGTTCGCTGGCGCAGCGCAGTGCCACGGCGGCGCGTGACATCAAGAAGCTGATCGCCGATGCGTCCGAACGCGTGGAAACGGGCGCCGTGCTGGTCGGCCGCACGGGTGAAGCGCTCGCGCTGATCGGCTCCGGGGCGACCCGTGTGTCCGGCATCGTCGGCAATATCGCGGCCGCGTCGCTTCAGCAGTCGGCCGGCATCGAGCAGGTAAACGGTGCCGTGACGGCGCTGGACGAAGTCACCCAGCAGAACGCAGCGCTGGTGGAAGAGGCCAGCGCGGCGAGCAAGCAGATGCTCGAGCTGTCCGAAGAACTGATGCGCCAGGTGGCGTTCTTCAGCATCGCCGGCGAAGAGCCCGCCGATACCGCGCGGCCTTCGCGAAGCGAGCCCGTGGCGCCGGCTGCGCCGGTGATCATTGCCCGGCCGCCTCGCCAGGCAGTGGCCCAGGACGAGCTCTGGACCGAGTTCTGA
- a CDS encoding FadR/GntR family transcriptional regulator yields MSARNLHSQVVQQLGQLIVGGKLAPGEGLPREDILAEKLNVSRTALREAMKVLVAKGLIESRQRTGARVREAVHWKQLDQDVLAWRCALMPTDDFVDKLVEMRELIEPGAAAAAAKRRTTAQLAALKGAYAAMEAAEDLDAWAEADLMFHETMLQATNNELMVSLFTVIETALGQYFLLSASKAVDFKAALPQHEKVLDAIRHKQPEVARAAMFSMVDASRRNIQRRR; encoded by the coding sequence GTGTCAGCACGCAACCTGCACAGCCAGGTAGTCCAGCAGCTGGGCCAGCTGATCGTGGGTGGCAAACTGGCGCCAGGCGAGGGTTTGCCGCGTGAGGACATCCTTGCGGAAAAGCTCAATGTAAGCCGCACTGCGCTGCGCGAGGCCATGAAGGTCCTCGTGGCCAAGGGCCTGATCGAATCGCGCCAGCGCACGGGTGCCCGCGTCCGCGAGGCGGTCCACTGGAAGCAGCTGGACCAGGATGTGCTGGCGTGGCGTTGCGCGCTCATGCCCACGGACGATTTCGTCGACAAGCTCGTGGAAATGCGTGAACTCATCGAGCCCGGCGCCGCGGCAGCGGCGGCGAAACGGCGCACCACCGCGCAGCTGGCGGCGCTCAAGGGCGCCTATGCCGCCATGGAAGCAGCGGAAGACCTGGACGCCTGGGCCGAGGCGGACCTCATGTTCCACGAAACCATGCTGCAGGCCACGAACAACGAGCTGATGGTGTCGCTGTTCACCGTGATCGAGACCGCGCTGGGCCAGTACTTCCTGTTGTCGGCGAGCAAGGCCGTCGACTTCAAGGCCGCGCTTCCACAGCACGAAAAAGTGCTGGATGCGATTCGCCACAAGCAGCCCGAGGTGGCGCGCGCAGCCATGTTCTCGATGGTGGATGCGTCGCGACGGAACATCCAGCGCCGTCGCTAG
- a CDS encoding aldose 1-epimerase, whose protein sequence is MSRGHPDVLSLANDRLSLTLLPEVGGGVARFDWRGSGGTVALMRPCDHVPLSATGEHEPNGLACYPLVPWSNRITAGGFEHAGTRVGLAQNRVDDDYPIHGTGWQRAWDVERHDAQEAALVLHDVVDGAYDYRARLVYRLDGETLSVQLAVTNHGQAPLPFGLGLHPFFSLHGSVHLHAPAGAVWRNDERNLIPLARDSVPPAWDFSSGKALPAGGLNNAFQGWNGVARITWPKAGLRMDIAADVDTYVLYVPEGETFFCFEPVDHPVNAVHLPGGPVANGMTVLAPGEVLARSFAFRVSEEGQAC, encoded by the coding sequence ATGTCCCGGGGTCACCCTGACGTGCTCTCACTGGCCAACGACCGGTTGAGCCTTACCCTGCTGCCCGAGGTCGGCGGCGGTGTGGCGCGGTTTGACTGGCGGGGCAGCGGGGGCACCGTGGCGCTGATGCGCCCGTGCGACCACGTGCCACTGTCCGCCACGGGCGAGCACGAACCGAACGGGCTGGCGTGTTATCCGCTGGTGCCATGGAGCAACCGCATCACCGCGGGCGGCTTCGAGCACGCTGGCACGCGCGTGGGCTTGGCGCAGAACCGGGTCGACGACGACTATCCCATCCACGGCACGGGCTGGCAGCGCGCCTGGGACGTCGAGCGGCACGATGCACAGGAAGCCGCGCTGGTGCTCCACGACGTGGTCGACGGTGCCTATGACTACCGCGCGCGCCTGGTGTACCGCCTCGACGGCGAGACGCTCAGCGTGCAGCTCGCAGTGACCAACCACGGCCAGGCTCCGCTGCCGTTCGGGCTGGGCCTGCACCCTTTCTTTTCCCTCCACGGTAGCGTGCACCTGCACGCCCCGGCAGGCGCGGTGTGGCGCAATGACGAGCGGAACCTCATACCGCTCGCCCGCGACTCGGTGCCGCCGGCGTGGGATTTTTCTTCTGGTAAAGCCCTCCCCGCGGGTGGGCTCAACAACGCCTTCCAGGGCTGGAACGGTGTCGCGCGGATCACCTGGCCGAAGGCCGGGCTGCGCATGGACATCGCCGCCGACGTGGATACGTACGTGCTCTACGTGCCCGAGGGCGAGACGTTTTTCTGCTTTGAGCCCGTCGACCATCCGGTGAACGCGGTGCACCTCCCCGGTGGCCCCGTCGCGAATGGCATGACGGTGCTGGCGCCGGGTGAGGTCCTGGCGCGATCGTTCGCATTCCGCGTTTCTGAAGAGGGGCAAGCCTGTTGA
- a CDS encoding alpha-galactosidase, protein MNPFATTARLTLALTAALATPLAAAPAPRDATPRYDASTHVFRIDADKVTYAMGVDPDGRLQTLYWGARLAKDDPLGPATPAPERSSFDPKGALSRQEYAGWGGNITAMPALKVRFDDGNRDLILRYESYRIDHGALVVVMRDAQAGVDVSLRYSADEATGIIGRSAHIENTGKQALTIDSAAAATWSLPSGSDYSLRYLTGTWAGEWHLQTRAITPGATVLESRRGSTSDENNPWFAINRGGQWGETHGDVWFGALAWSGSWSIRVDEDILGQVRVTGGFNPFDFAYRLKPGEALDTPVFYGGYTGDGMGEASRLLHRFERGRILPGGESAKLRPVLYNSWEATEFKVDEAGQESLAEKAAALGVERFVVDDGWFGARNNDHAGLGDWTVNRTKFPNGLKPLIDKVHGLGMSFGLWVEPEMVNRDSDLYRAHPDWVLNFTDRQRSEGRNQLVLNLAREDVKAHLFEVLDRLVSENDIQFLKWDYNRNWSEPGWPQMAPEEQQKVYVTYVRNLYNILRRLREKHPGLEIESCSGGGARVDLGVMALTDEVWPSDNTDPSDRLSIQDGFSQAYAPATMMAWVTGSPHWANKRATSLDFRFLSSMQGGLGIGANLLEWTDADKATARQYIAAYKTIRATVQRGALYRLLSPQDRAPWSATSSVSADRRQAVLFAFQREGQEARAYPTLRLQGLDPDARYGMRFIHGSAAPGTPEVASGAYWMEHGIDLLIKGDFDAAGVVFDKR, encoded by the coding sequence TTGAACCCGTTCGCTACGACTGCTCGACTCACGCTCGCGTTGACCGCAGCGCTGGCCACGCCACTGGCCGCCGCGCCGGCGCCGCGCGATGCGACGCCCCGCTACGATGCCTCCACCCATGTGTTCCGGATCGATGCGGACAAGGTCACGTATGCCATGGGCGTGGACCCTGACGGCCGCCTGCAGACGCTGTACTGGGGCGCGCGCCTCGCGAAGGACGATCCCCTCGGCCCCGCCACGCCGGCACCGGAGCGCTCGTCGTTCGATCCCAAGGGAGCCCTGTCGCGCCAGGAATACGCCGGCTGGGGCGGCAATATCACCGCCATGCCCGCGCTGAAGGTGCGCTTCGACGACGGCAACCGCGACCTCATCCTGCGCTACGAGAGCTACCGCATCGACCACGGCGCGCTGGTGGTCGTGATGCGCGATGCGCAGGCCGGTGTCGATGTCAGCTTGCGCTACAGCGCGGATGAAGCCACCGGGATCATCGGGCGCTCCGCGCACATCGAGAACACCGGCAAGCAAGCCCTGACGATCGACAGCGCGGCGGCGGCGACGTGGAGCCTGCCGTCCGGCAGCGATTACTCGCTGCGCTACCTCACGGGCACCTGGGCCGGTGAGTGGCATCTGCAGACGCGCGCCATCACGCCCGGCGCGACGGTGCTGGAAAGCCGTCGCGGTTCCACGAGCGACGAGAACAATCCCTGGTTCGCGATCAACCGCGGTGGGCAGTGGGGCGAGACGCATGGCGATGTCTGGTTTGGCGCGCTGGCGTGGAGCGGCTCGTGGAGCATCCGCGTGGACGAGGACATCCTCGGCCAGGTGCGCGTCACGGGTGGCTTCAACCCGTTCGATTTCGCCTATCGGCTGAAGCCGGGCGAAGCGCTGGACACGCCGGTGTTCTACGGTGGTTACACGGGTGATGGCATGGGCGAAGCCTCGCGCCTGCTGCATCGCTTCGAGCGCGGCCGCATCCTGCCGGGCGGCGAGAGCGCGAAGCTCCGTCCCGTGCTCTACAACTCGTGGGAAGCCACGGAATTCAAGGTGGACGAAGCGGGCCAGGAGTCGCTGGCCGAGAAGGCCGCGGCGCTGGGTGTCGAGCGTTTCGTCGTTGACGATGGCTGGTTTGGCGCGCGCAACAACGACCACGCCGGCCTGGGTGACTGGACCGTCAATCGCACCAAGTTCCCCAACGGCCTGAAGCCGCTGATCGACAAGGTGCATGGGCTGGGCATGAGTTTCGGCTTGTGGGTCGAGCCCGAGATGGTCAATCGCGACAGCGACCTGTATCGCGCGCATCCGGATTGGGTACTCAACTTCACCGACCGCCAGCGCAGCGAAGGCCGCAACCAGCTGGTGCTCAACCTCGCGCGCGAGGACGTGAAGGCGCACCTGTTCGAGGTACTCGACCGCCTGGTCAGCGAGAACGACATCCAGTTCCTTAAGTGGGATTACAACCGCAACTGGTCCGAGCCGGGCTGGCCGCAGATGGCGCCGGAAGAGCAGCAAAAGGTCTACGTGACCTATGTGCGCAACCTCTACAACATCCTGCGCCGCCTGCGCGAAAAGCATCCGGGCCTTGAGATTGAATCGTGCTCGGGTGGCGGTGCGCGCGTGGACCTTGGCGTGATGGCGCTGACGGACGAGGTCTGGCCCTCGGACAACACGGATCCGTCGGATCGTCTCTCGATCCAGGACGGCTTCAGCCAGGCGTATGCGCCCGCCACCATGATGGCGTGGGTCACCGGTTCGCCGCACTGGGCCAACAAGCGCGCGACCTCGCTGGATTTCCGCTTCCTCTCGTCCATGCAGGGTGGCCTCGGCATCGGCGCGAACCTCCTTGAATGGACTGACGCGGACAAGGCGACGGCACGTCAGTACATCGCCGCCTACAAAACCATTCGTGCCACGGTGCAGCGCGGTGCGCTTTACCGCCTGCTTTCGCCGCAGGATCGCGCCCCGTGGTCGGCCACCTCGTCGGTCTCGGCGGATCGTCGCCAGGCCGTGTTGTTCGCCTTCCAGCGCGAAGGCCAGGAGGCGAGGGCGTATCCGACGCTGCGCCTGCAAGGCCTTGATCCCGATGCGCGCTACGGCATGCGCTTCATCCACGGCAGCGCGGCGCCCGGCACACCCGAGGTGGCGAGTGGCGCGTACTGGATGGAACACGGCATCGACCTGCTGATCAAGGGCGACTTCGACGCCGCAGGCGTGGTGTTCGACAAGCGCTAG